The sequence below is a genomic window from Ananas comosus cultivar F153 unplaced genomic scaffold, ASM154086v1, whole genome shotgun sequence.
GTTATGCATTTTTTGCAAGAGGAGCGAGATTGCCCTTTTTTAGATTGAATACATCGGTTTATGTCATATTTATGCTGCCTGTTATGTTTTGCACTTATAACGAGACACTTATTCGCCTTAACATTAATCAGGAGGTGGAAGCCGATGACGAAGAAAGGGAGGAATTGGAGGAGGAATCTGAAAATGACTCTGAAGAAGACAATGAGGTACAGCTTTCTTGATCATCATGCTAGCAGCTAGTTGCTGCTGTGCTTCTACCTTgtacattttctttttcatgaatttaagtatttaacaATATTTAGTGAAGTActctttattttataataacaGAAAAAGAAAGGTACACAAGGCATTATTGAGATTGAGAATCCAAACTTGGCTAAACCAAAGACGTTGAAAGCCAGAGAGGCTGATGTAAGTTGGATATGATTTTCCTATCTTCGGTATTGTATGATGCCTCTTATTGCagtcataatattttattgcaGTTTTTGTCCTATACGAGTGTGCTATTTTACTCTTATAGTTGATACTTCTGCTGTCAGTTAacaatattttgtttttcttcatAGTCCAGTGGAATATGATCACCATAACTTGTTATTGATCCGATCTTTTTGTTATTTCAATGCAGCTGAACAAAACAGCTGAACTCTCAAGGCGTGAAAGGTATGCTTTCTTATAACTCTGTTGTGAATTGCTGTTATTTTGTTGACTGATTCATCAAAATAACAAACGAAGCTTGGCCAGTAGAAGAAAGCAAGATGTAAAGCAAGTTGAaacaattttcttttgatttggaATTTTAGGATTAATGAATCCCCAGATAGGAAGAACTTGAACTGAATACCATCAAAATATAGTTCTGATTTGTAGCCTTTTTCCATGTGGTTGCTACTATGCCTTGGTTATCTTGTGTCCAGTTTCTTTATATGTGGCTATTCCATTCGCGTCGGAAATTTGACcattattattttgtctttGGCAACGTCATCTTTAGTTTTTCATTTCTCACATTTCAAATGCATCTGTTAGGGTTGGCAGGTAATTCCTCTTACTATTATCTGTTTACTGTGGttcttactttattatttatcgTATTCCAGACATAGCCTGTGCACCTTGTCTTCCATCTATGTACTGGTTGGAAAATAAGCAGTTCTCTGTTTAACATAAAAATTCAGTGTTGAAAGGTGCTCTTGGTTTGCTGACATGATTGGTGCAACCAAAAACTTGAGTAATTTGTCTTCTTGGCTCGTTCTTTTAAGGTTCTTTCTTGTTGCTACCAAAATTTGACATATGTACTATATAATACTGATTTTACCGGAGTTGGCTCAGAGCCATAGATTGTTTTGTACTTATGCATGGGTTTGAGTTTTTCTTCGCTTATGTGGTTATCAAgcatatttcctttttttttactcacTTGCTCATGATTCGATTTTGTAACCGGCAATTTTATATTGACCTTTCTTGTGTAGGGAGGAAATAGAGAAACAGAAAGCTCATGAGCGATACATGAGGTTGCAGGAACAAGGAAAGACAGAACAAGCTAAAAAAGATCTAGGTAAAATTTAGAgaactattatttatttatttactagagaaatattattaatatattcaaCTTATTCTCCCTCCTTTTTTGGTTCTTATATTGAATGACTAGATGTGCTAAGAACATGGAATGGAGTAACCTACATATGAAAATGATTCCTTTAATGATACAGTTGTGTTTAAGCAAAATCTTAGTAGGCCATTTTCCGCAATTTTGTTTGGATCGTGAAACACTGTATTCATTTATGTGTTCCTTCGATAATATTCTTCTATGCGGCCCTTCCATTATATTCATTTATGTGATTACAACTAAAAATTAAGTCTATCTAATTATGGCATATGTTTGAAGTACGCAATACCATAAGCTTTATTTACTCTGTTAATTTTCAGAGCGTCTTGCCTTAATACGGCAACAAAGGGCTGAAGCTGCGAAAAaacgagaggaagagaaagCTGGTATTTTCTCCATCTCAAACTCTATAGCAATCACTCTTTTaagtaaatcaaatttaaattgttaataGGTGGGACATTGGTAGATATGCTGGCGGATCACTACAATTATGATCATCGACGCTAGCATAAACAAACTTCAAATCGCACAAATATTGGTTATGAACTTTTAAGAGTTAAATTAATCAAGGAACTTGCAAGTTGCTTCCCTGTTTCTGATTTTATTCATGCCAACATCTCTTGAAGCAGTAACTTTCTTCTTTCAGGCTTATCTAAAACTAGCCTTCTAATGAaatgaaaatcttattttgccagccaaagaacaaaagaagacTGAGGCGCGCAAGTGATTTGCCTGGAGACATCGGCGTTTTCTTTGTCTGATATGTTGAAATGGTTGATGCCTCCACTTTTAGTATTTTGTAATACTCATGTCGTAATCTTTGTTCCAATTTCAATTCATATTAGGGTGAAACTGTAAAATAGTATTCGCAGCATGATGAATAGCTTTCGCTCATGCCATCACCGGGACGGTCTAAAATTTGGTCACTAGCTGACGACGGTATTACGCACAATAAAAGTTTCACATTCTATGCGAATTTATAAATGTGGAGGCGATCGTATGGTATGCGGTTTTGTAAATCGCCCAATACTTTCGGTTATAGTTGGATGCAGGAGCTATAATAGCTCATAGCAAGAGTTCATTCTTTTTGGGTCGCGAAGACCCTTTCAGTTTCGCAGCTGTGACATGAAGTTGGAAACCTAAATTCCGCAGCTTTTACATCTCGAGTAAAAAAGCTGGGCCGTATAGATGGAGATTGATTGTGCAAGAAGCCCTATAATCCTTTGAACTTTAATATGATATTTTCGCGTCGTATGTTGTGATACAAGGATTCTTACATTGTTATGTGGTGGCCGTGCTCACGTCTCCATGTTTCCTGCcggtatcatatatatatatatatatatatatatatatatagagtgaggctactatgctatcggaagcacggagcctttcgtgcttccagctcgttttcgatgttgcgactttcgaatcgtcgatcggctccgttaaacttgatctagagtatttgaagtacctagaaaataaattttatgattttacgatattatttgcctagtgaacgaaggggctcaaaattaacggctgaaaataaaaatcttacgaaatgtaataatatgaccttaaaattttaaatcaaagatattgatcttattttatatagtataaagaattttctatcaaaatttcacgtgatttggatatttctacaccgttaaacttgcaaacggctcactacggccattgaaatttgttgattttgagcccattcgatcactaggcaaatgatatcgtaaaatcataaaatttattttctaggtacttcaaatactctagatcaagtttaacggagccgatcgacgatttgaaagtcgcaacatcgaaaacgagctggaagcacggaaggctccgtgcttccgatagcatagtagcctcactctatatatatatatatatatatatatatatatatattcagcaTAATTACGAAGATTGATGCTTTTCTCTGATCGGCTGCTTGCCTAAATGGATCAAAGTGTACAGTCGCTGGCCGGTTTCTGTATTTTTCTTTCTCCGACTATTGGCTATTTACACTAGGGCTTATTCGTTTGCCTGTAACTgattatcaaattaaaaataacattcATAAAAAGCGACGTTCGGATAAACATTATCTGTCCATCGCTTTTTGTTAGATAGGAAGGAATTTAGTCATTCCATTTTTCGTTtgcatttgttaaaaaatttcacACTAGAACACAAAAGgataaaagatattaaaaaagttaaactttttaCTACTTTTCTTCTCTCCTCTTCACCTATAACTGTAGTCGCTATTATCTAGGGCGGAGTCCACGGCAgcattttgaaaatatattttgaaaagatattgaaaaaataGAGTTGTCAGTGAATTT
It includes:
- the LOC109704180 gene encoding 28 kDa heat- and acid-stable phosphoprotein-like, which encodes MGRGKFKGKPTGRRNFSTPEEMVAGTSARPRTFKKEVEADDEEREELEEESENDSEEDNEKKKGTQGIIEIENPNLAKPKTLKAREADLNKTAELSRREREEIEKQKAHERYMRLQEQGKTEQAKKDLERLALIRQQRAEAAKKREEEKAAKEQKKTEARK